Proteins encoded within one genomic window of Halomonas sp. YLGW01:
- a CDS encoding DUF2848 domain-containing protein: MLTFTHAGGTFTLTPERLAIAGWAGRDQAGVQHHIEELAELGVQPPSTTPLFYRGGVELLTQRERVQMLGTHGSGEVEACLISDADGTLWVTLASDHTDRKLEAVGVAESKQLCAKPIGGEAWRYDEVRDHWDALELGSEIEEDGQTVTYQQGTLAELLDVPALLAKLPAALAQNGSLAPNSVLLCGTVPAIGGIRPSAGFTMHLKDPVRGRALRHHYRVEALEVAQ; encoded by the coding sequence ATGCTGACCTTCACCCATGCCGGCGGCACCTTCACCCTGACACCCGAGCGCCTGGCGATCGCCGGCTGGGCCGGCCGCGATCAGGCCGGCGTACAGCACCATATCGAGGAACTGGCGGAGCTCGGCGTACAGCCTCCCTCCACCACCCCGCTGTTCTACCGCGGTGGCGTCGAGCTGCTGACCCAGCGCGAACGGGTGCAGATGCTCGGCACCCACGGCTCCGGCGAGGTCGAGGCCTGCCTGATCAGCGACGCCGACGGCACCCTGTGGGTGACCCTGGCCTCCGATCACACCGACCGCAAGCTCGAGGCCGTCGGCGTCGCCGAGTCCAAGCAGCTGTGCGCCAAGCCGATCGGTGGCGAGGCCTGGCGCTATGACGAGGTCCGCGATCACTGGGATGCGCTCGAGCTTGGAAGCGAGATCGAGGAAGACGGCCAGACCGTCACCTACCAGCAGGGCACCCTGGCCGAGCTGCTCGACGTACCGGCGCTGCTGGCGAAGCTGCCGGCGGCCCTCGCGCAAAACGGCAGCCTGGCACCCAATAGCGTGCTGCTGTGCGGTACCGTGCCGGCGATTGGCGGCATCCGCCCCAGCGCGGGTTTCACCATGCACCTGAAGGACCCGGTGCGTGGTCGCGCGCTCCGCCACCACTATCGGGTCGAGGCCCTGGAGGTGGCACAATGA
- a CDS encoding TRAP transporter large permease yields the protein MLAFLSVGILSLLLAGIPVAVTLFLLAFGIDQFFSFFPLTKALGQNLWSAADSFLLIAIPLFVLMGEIIVRAGIAEKAYRAMDHWLSWLPGGLLHANITTSALFSATSGSSVATAATVSTVALPQGKTLGYDAKLFCGSIAAGGTLGILIPPSINLIVYGFLTETSIPQLFMAGLVPGLGLALLFMIASLLLCLWKPSLGGPSTVASWGTRLNSLKFLLPLLVLFLVIVGSIYLGWATPTEAAAIGVIASLGLAALNQSLDRKMLMAALDGTIKTSSMILFIILAASFLNFALASSGMVQQLTGLLNAYDLSPFALLMAVIALFIVLGFFIETLSLMVITIPIVTPLIVAAGFDKVWFGIVMILFVELALITPPVGLNLYIVQASRRGEAFSDVIIGTLPYLAAMLVMAALLVTFPSIALWLPQTLSQ from the coding sequence ATGCTTGCCTTTCTTTCCGTCGGTATCCTGAGCCTGCTGCTGGCCGGCATTCCGGTCGCCGTGACGCTGTTCCTGCTGGCCTTCGGCATCGATCAGTTCTTCTCGTTCTTCCCGCTGACCAAGGCGCTCGGGCAGAACCTGTGGTCCGCCGCCGACTCCTTCCTGCTGATCGCGATTCCGCTGTTCGTGCTGATGGGCGAGATCATCGTGCGCGCCGGCATCGCCGAGAAGGCCTACCGGGCCATGGATCACTGGCTATCCTGGCTGCCGGGCGGCCTGCTGCACGCCAACATCACCACCTCGGCGCTGTTCTCGGCGACCTCCGGGTCCTCGGTGGCCACCGCCGCCACGGTCTCCACGGTGGCCCTGCCCCAGGGCAAGACGCTGGGCTACGACGCCAAGCTGTTCTGCGGCAGCATCGCCGCCGGCGGCACCCTGGGCATCCTGATTCCGCCCTCGATCAACCTGATCGTCTACGGCTTCCTCACCGAGACCTCGATTCCGCAGCTGTTCATGGCCGGCCTGGTGCCGGGTCTGGGGCTGGCGCTCCTGTTCATGATCGCCTCGCTGCTGCTGTGCCTGTGGAAGCCGTCGCTCGGCGGCCCCAGCACCGTGGCTTCCTGGGGCACCCGCCTCAACAGCCTCAAGTTCCTGCTGCCGCTGCTGGTGCTGTTCCTGGTGATCGTCGGCTCGATCTACCTGGGCTGGGCGACCCCCACCGAGGCCGCGGCCATCGGCGTAATCGCCTCGCTGGGGCTTGCCGCGCTGAACCAAAGCCTGGATCGCAAGATGCTGATGGCCGCCCTGGACGGCACCATCAAGACCAGCTCGATGATCCTGTTCATCATCCTGGCCGCGTCCTTCCTCAACTTCGCGCTGGCCTCCTCGGGGATGGTGCAGCAGCTCACCGGCCTGCTGAACGCCTATGATCTCTCGCCCTTCGCGCTGCTGATGGCGGTGATCGCGCTGTTCATCGTGCTGGGTTTCTTCATCGAGACCCTGTCGCTGATGGTCATCACCATCCCCATCGTCACCCCGCTGATCGTCGCCGCCGGCTTCGACAAGGTGTGGTTCGGCATCGTGATGATCCTGTTCGTGGAGCTGGCCCTGATCACGCCACCGGTGGGGCTCAACCTCTACATCGTCCAGGCCTCGCGCCGCGGCGAAGCCTTCTCCGACGTAATCATCGGCACCCTGCCCTACCTCGCCGCCATGCTGGTGATGGCCGCGCTGCTGGTGACCTTCCCGTCGATCGCCCTGTGGCTGCCCCAGACCCTGAGTCAATGA
- a CDS encoding TRAP transporter small permease, which yields MTTLIPVLDAVVSATRLVSRLAARLMGLALLAVVLFIGAEILMRQLFGHALSGVHEYSGYVLAVLSAWGLSHTLLERAHIRIDVVHGQLSPRSRQMLDIIALLALNLVAWTIAINAYPVLAKSLANASTANTPLATPLWIPQVLWLAGYVWFAITTSVLGVRVLAALFTRDAATIEALAGPDKGETAQEAT from the coding sequence ATGACGACGCTCATTCCCGTGCTCGATGCCGTGGTGTCCGCCACGCGCCTCGTGTCCCGTCTCGCCGCCCGACTGATGGGCCTGGCCCTGCTCGCGGTGGTGCTGTTCATCGGCGCCGAGATCCTGATGCGCCAGCTGTTCGGCCACGCCCTCTCCGGGGTCCACGAGTACTCCGGCTATGTGCTGGCGGTACTCTCGGCCTGGGGGCTCTCGCACACCCTGCTGGAGCGTGCCCATATCCGCATCGACGTGGTCCACGGCCAGCTATCGCCTCGCTCGCGCCAGATGCTCGACATCATCGCCCTGCTGGCGCTTAACCTGGTTGCGTGGACCATCGCGATCAATGCCTACCCGGTGCTGGCCAAGTCGCTCGCCAACGCTTCCACCGCCAACACGCCGCTGGCTACCCCGCTGTGGATTCCGCAGGTGCTGTGGCTCGCCGGTTATGTGTGGTTCGCGATCACCACCAGCGTGCTCGGCGTGCGCGTGCTGGCCGCCCTGTTCACCCGCGACGCCGCTACCATCGAGGCCCTGGCCGGCCCGGACAAGGGCGAGACCGCCCAGGAGGCCACCTGA
- a CDS encoding TRAP transporter substrate-binding protein: protein MTYSFRPSRMVPTLVGLGLIGLSATASAETSLNVVGSWSSLELHRQFEKPFWSETLPTQSDGEITTQVTTHDQMGIAGADVYRYLGDGLFDVGMTVADYTVGDAPALEGLDLPMMASDIAAAQQVAQAFRPLAETTMNERFNSHVLAIVPYPAQVLFCNTPIEGVESLTDKKVRASGRSTGEFIEALGAQSLNIAFNEVPGSLERGVIDCAVTGSLSGYSAGWHEVSSHLLALPMGGWDYVITAINLDKWNDLDEATQTQIQSSVDSEFVAPVWDNARTETARGIACLTGQGECPLGEPADMTLVRATEDDLAAARQALEETVLPAWASRVDADTRKAWNESVGQIVDLTATAP from the coding sequence ATGACTTACTCCTTTCGTCCTTCACGCATGGTTCCCACCCTAGTCGGCCTCGGGCTGATCGGCTTGAGCGCCACGGCCAGTGCCGAGACCTCCCTCAACGTGGTGGGCAGCTGGAGCAGCCTCGAACTGCACCGCCAGTTCGAGAAGCCCTTCTGGAGCGAGACGCTGCCCACCCAAAGCGATGGCGAGATCACCACTCAGGTCACCACCCACGACCAGATGGGCATCGCCGGTGCCGACGTCTATCGCTATCTGGGCGATGGCCTCTTCGATGTGGGCATGACGGTGGCCGACTACACCGTGGGGGATGCCCCCGCCCTCGAGGGCCTGGACCTGCCGATGATGGCCAGCGACATCGCCGCCGCCCAACAGGTCGCCCAGGCCTTCCGCCCGCTGGCCGAAACGACCATGAACGAGCGCTTCAACAGCCATGTGCTGGCCATCGTGCCCTACCCGGCTCAGGTGCTGTTCTGCAACACGCCCATCGAAGGCGTCGAGAGCCTCACCGACAAGAAGGTCCGAGCCAGCGGCCGCTCGACCGGGGAGTTCATCGAGGCGCTGGGCGCCCAGAGCCTCAACATCGCCTTCAACGAGGTGCCGGGTTCCCTGGAGCGTGGCGTGATCGACTGCGCGGTGACCGGCTCGCTGTCGGGCTACAGTGCCGGCTGGCATGAGGTCTCGAGCCATCTGCTGGCGCTGCCGATGGGGGGCTGGGACTACGTGATCACCGCCATCAACCTCGACAAGTGGAATGACCTCGACGAGGCCACCCAGACCCAGATCCAGTCGAGCGTCGACAGCGAGTTCGTGGCCCCGGTCTGGGACAACGCCCGCACCGAGACGGCCCGCGGCATCGCCTGCCTGACCGGCCAGGGCGAGTGCCCGCTGGGCGAGCCGGCCGACATGACCCTGGTGCGCGCCACCGAGGATGACCTGGCCGCCGCCCGTCAGGCCCTGGAAGAGACGGTGCTGCCCGCCTGGGCGTCGCGGGTCGATGCCGACACGCGCAAGGCCTGGAACGAAAGCGTCGGCCAGATCGTCGACCTGACCGCCACGGCGCCCTAA
- a CDS encoding putative hydro-lyase, which translates to MPSYTTMATASPFEVRQAIRRGDWTRHTSGLAAGFAQTNLVILPAQYADDFMRFCLMNPRPCPLLDVTRPGDPVPHALGEDIDLRHDLPRYRLYRDGALDDECTDIAEYWQDDFVSFSIGCSFSFEEALIADGLDVRHVTHDRNVPMYRTNRALNPSGVFSGELVVSMRPFTAEQAIRAIQITTDMPKVHGAPIHIGHPELLGIDDLTAPHFGEPPVLHDDDLPVFWACGVTPQLAIEQAGLPFVITHSPGHMLITDLPNRQLKFS; encoded by the coding sequence ATGCCTTCCTACACCACGATGGCCACGGCCAGCCCCTTCGAGGTCCGCCAGGCGATTCGCCGCGGCGACTGGACCCGACACACCAGCGGCCTGGCCGCCGGATTCGCCCAGACCAACCTGGTGATCCTGCCGGCGCAATATGCCGACGATTTCATGCGCTTCTGCCTGATGAACCCTCGGCCCTGCCCACTGCTCGACGTGACCCGCCCCGGCGATCCGGTGCCCCACGCCCTGGGCGAGGACATCGACCTGCGACATGATCTGCCCCGCTACCGGCTCTACCGCGACGGCGCCCTGGACGACGAGTGCACCGACATCGCCGAGTACTGGCAGGATGATTTCGTCAGCTTCTCGATCGGCTGTTCCTTCTCCTTCGAGGAGGCACTGATCGCCGACGGCCTCGATGTGCGCCACGTCACCCATGACCGCAACGTGCCCATGTATCGCACCAACCGCGCCCTGAATCCCAGTGGCGTCTTTAGCGGCGAACTGGTGGTGTCGATGCGTCCCTTCACCGCCGAGCAGGCGATCCGTGCCATCCAGATCACCACCGACATGCCCAAGGTACACGGCGCCCCGATTCATATCGGCCACCCCGAACTGCTGGGCATCGACGATCTGACCGCGCCTCACTTCGGTGAACCGCCGGTGCTGCATGATGACGACCTGCCGGTGTTCTGGGCCTGCGGCGTGACCCCGCAGCTCGCCATCGAGCAGGCCGGGCTGCCCTTCGTGATAACCCACAGCCCGGGACACATGCTGATCACCGATCTGCCCAACCGGCAGCTAAAGTTCAGCTAG
- a CDS encoding LysR family transcriptional regulator: MFDFKELEAFVWIVRLGSFRLAAHHLHLTQPSVSDRIGKLEALIGERLLERSQRPVKPTAKGRQFYRHAEQLLEARQRALTMLDLETPFQGTLRLGVVETVAHSWLPSFLSELAQRFPEMTLELEVDSSPGLAEKLNQHDIDLAFLMGPVNTENVLNRFLCHYTMGLVASPALGFDPTRFSLQRLGTTPLITFARHTRPYHELGSLLHQQGLDGVKLHCSSSLWTIVRMTLDGLGIGAIPPRIVTQELASGTLVKLPCTLPELTFTACWPQHLDSTLAEGVTELAIEIAQRDQAAHEGG, from the coding sequence ATGTTCGACTTCAAGGAACTCGAAGCCTTCGTGTGGATCGTGCGCCTCGGCTCGTTTCGGCTGGCGGCGCACCATCTTCATCTCACCCAGCCCTCGGTGTCCGACCGCATCGGCAAGCTCGAGGCGCTGATCGGCGAGCGCCTGCTGGAGCGATCCCAGCGGCCGGTCAAACCCACCGCCAAGGGCCGCCAGTTCTATCGCCATGCCGAACAGCTGCTGGAGGCGCGCCAACGAGCCCTTACGATGCTCGACCTGGAGACCCCCTTCCAGGGCACCCTGCGCCTGGGCGTAGTGGAAACCGTGGCTCACAGCTGGCTGCCCAGCTTCCTCAGCGAGCTGGCCCAGCGCTTCCCCGAGATGACCCTGGAGCTCGAGGTCGACAGCTCGCCGGGGCTCGCCGAGAAGCTCAACCAGCACGACATCGACCTGGCCTTCCTGATGGGCCCGGTGAACACCGAGAACGTGCTCAACCGCTTCCTCTGCCACTACACCATGGGGCTGGTGGCGAGCCCCGCGCTGGGCTTCGACCCAACCCGGTTCTCCCTGCAGCGGCTCGGTACCACGCCGCTGATCACCTTCGCCCGCCACACCCGCCCCTATCACGAGCTGGGCTCGCTGCTGCACCAGCAGGGGCTCGACGGCGTCAAGCTGCACTGCTCGAGTTCACTGTGGACCATCGTGCGCATGACCCTAGACGGGCTCGGCATCGGCGCCATCCCGCCGCGCATCGTCACCCAGGAGCTGGCCAGCGGCACCCTGGTCAAGCTGCCCTGCACCCTGCCCGAGCTGACCTTCACCGCCTGCTGGCCCCAGCACCTCGACAGCACTCTGGCGGAAGGTGTCACGGAGCTCGCCATCGAGATCGCCCAGCGCGACCAGGCGGCCCATGAAGGCGGGTGA
- a CDS encoding SPFH domain-containing protein, which translates to MDLPLSPGLILSLIVVVMGILIIAKGLVIVRQSEVMVIERLGSFSRVLESGINIIIPFIEQPRAITMIRYKKMGEEYLPLTTDEVRIDRRETVMDFPGQPVVTTDNVTVTINGALYYQIIDPKRAVYEVENMSQAVEVLAKTTLRSVVGKMELDKLFESRAEVNNEIQASMEEPASKWGVKISRVEVQDIAMPEEVESAMRLQMAAERKRRATVTEAEGEKSAAIAMAQGQRESAILNAQGDKESAILRAQGEQESIKLVLNAIGESEENKRTVVGYLLGQSYIKALPTMAKDGERVFVPYESSALLGSMGMFRELAGSPEDTVGQHLKANASQTGLRSGMLGGASSAG; encoded by the coding sequence ATGGATCTTCCGTTGAGCCCGGGGCTGATTCTCAGCCTTATCGTCGTCGTCATGGGTATCCTGATCATCGCCAAGGGACTGGTGATCGTGCGCCAGTCCGAGGTCATGGTGATCGAGCGGCTGGGCTCGTTCAGCCGGGTGCTGGAGAGCGGCATCAACATCATCATCCCCTTCATCGAGCAGCCCCGCGCCATCACCATGATCCGCTACAAGAAGATGGGCGAGGAGTACCTGCCGCTGACCACCGACGAGGTCCGCATCGATCGTCGCGAGACGGTGATGGACTTCCCCGGCCAGCCGGTGGTGACCACCGACAACGTCACCGTGACCATCAACGGCGCCCTCTACTACCAGATCATCGACCCCAAGCGGGCGGTCTATGAAGTCGAGAACATGAGCCAGGCGGTCGAGGTGCTGGCCAAGACCACCCTGCGCTCGGTGGTCGGCAAGATGGAGCTCGACAAGCTGTTCGAGTCCCGTGCCGAGGTCAACAACGAGATCCAGGCCTCCATGGAGGAACCGGCCTCGAAGTGGGGGGTGAAGATCTCCCGGGTCGAGGTGCAGGACATCGCCATGCCCGAGGAGGTCGAGTCCGCCATGCGCCTGCAGATGGCGGCCGAGCGCAAGCGTCGCGCCACCGTCACCGAGGCCGAGGGCGAAAAGTCCGCGGCCATCGCCATGGCCCAGGGCCAGCGGGAGTCGGCGATCCTCAATGCCCAAGGCGACAAGGAATCCGCCATCCTGCGCGCCCAGGGCGAGCAGGAGTCGATCAAGCTGGTGCTCAACGCCATCGGCGAGAGCGAAGAGAACAAGCGCACCGTGGTCGGCTACCTGCTCGGCCAGAGCTACATCAAGGCCCTGCCGACCATGGCCAAGGACGGTGAGCGGGTCTTCGTGCCCTACGAATCCTCGGCGCTGCTCGGCTCGATGGGCATGTTCCGCGAGCTGGCCGGCTCCCCGGAAGACACCGTGGGACAGCATCTCAAGGCCAATGCCAGCCAGACCGGCCTGCGCAGCGGCATGCTGGGCGGGGCCAGCAGCGCCGGCTAG
- a CDS encoding NfeD family protein — MEWTPATLWLAAALVLGLAELTSGALLLLALAIAAALTAGIAALGLPFTGQLLAMGVLAGVLVPLTIKVIRPRFSPRGVAYGTTGSGVENGRHYLTLNRDFDGASGLKINGDFYRLRVADSATTHLPPGTEVIFKEFDGTTAIVTLASAAVSSQEQ, encoded by the coding sequence ATGGAATGGACCCCCGCTACGCTCTGGCTCGCCGCCGCCCTGGTGCTCGGCCTCGCCGAGCTGACCTCCGGCGCCCTGCTGCTGCTGGCGCTGGCCATCGCCGCCGCCCTGACCGCCGGCATCGCCGCCCTCGGGCTCCCCTTCACAGGGCAGCTGCTCGCCATGGGCGTGCTCGCCGGGGTGCTGGTACCGCTCACCATCAAGGTGATCCGGCCGCGCTTCTCGCCTCGGGGGGTGGCCTATGGCACCACTGGTAGCGGGGTGGAAAACGGCCGTCACTATCTGACCCTCAATCGCGACTTCGACGGCGCCAGCGGCCTCAAGATCAACGGCGACTTCTACCGTCTGCGCGTCGCCGACAGCGCCACCACGCACCTGCCTCCGGGCACAGAAGTCATCTTCAAGGAATTCGATGGCACCACCGCCATCGTCACGCTGGCATCCGCCGCCGTGTCATCACAGGAGCAGTGA
- a CDS encoding DUF2252 family protein, which yields MSQPLTRHNRPQQVLDAIDAANAGLSKADRQAKFSKLAASPYRFFRGTNHLYWDDVWHDWRFALFGGLPETQTWLQGDAHAYNFGAYGHHDDAVRYGMDDFDDALIGDYQYDLWRLAISLVLDARENVGLSRKGIRKALKKLLESYHDELAGHVRGEVPMAVTQETAKGPLAPFLDKVTSKQSRARMLDKWTRLEAGGRCFAERPGKLAPLPAPLDQALRQAIEAEYRQTLAGARAAAPEDHFRVKDTAARLDAGTGSLGVERYYVLIEGGRGLEHDDVILDVKEQTPPEGFRKMNAAERRAWEATFPHEGVRHAAAFRAIAEHPDIYLGWLHLGERVFSVRERSPFKEDFPTHKLDGAKPYRQLVKQWGRILAREHLRGARALNQDDPARFARSVCERLDGRLEPFIEVVSTLAVTYADCVAQDYRTFVEARMADVSNKTQPVL from the coding sequence ATGTCGCAGCCCCTGACGCGCCACAACCGCCCCCAGCAGGTGCTGGATGCCATCGATGCCGCCAACGCAGGCCTCAGCAAGGCGGACCGTCAGGCCAAGTTTTCAAAGCTGGCCGCGTCGCCGTACCGCTTCTTTCGCGGCACCAATCATCTCTACTGGGACGATGTCTGGCACGACTGGCGCTTCGCGCTGTTCGGCGGCCTGCCCGAGACCCAGACCTGGCTGCAGGGCGATGCCCATGCCTACAACTTCGGCGCCTACGGGCATCATGACGATGCGGTGCGCTATGGCATGGATGACTTCGACGATGCATTGATCGGCGACTATCAGTACGACCTGTGGCGGCTGGCCATCAGCCTGGTGCTCGACGCCCGGGAGAACGTCGGCCTGTCGCGCAAGGGCATCCGCAAGGCGCTGAAGAAGCTGCTCGAGAGCTATCACGACGAGCTGGCCGGGCACGTGCGCGGCGAGGTGCCCATGGCGGTGACCCAGGAGACCGCCAAGGGGCCGCTGGCCCCCTTCCTCGACAAGGTCACCTCCAAGCAGAGCCGCGCCCGTATGCTCGACAAGTGGACCCGGCTCGAGGCCGGCGGGCGCTGCTTCGCCGAGCGTCCCGGTAAGCTGGCCCCGCTGCCGGCCCCGCTCGATCAGGCCCTTCGCCAGGCGATCGAGGCCGAATACCGTCAGACCCTGGCCGGCGCCCGCGCCGCCGCCCCGGAGGATCACTTCCGGGTCAAGGACACCGCTGCCCGGCTGGATGCCGGCACCGGCTCGTTGGGGGTCGAGCGCTATTACGTGCTGATCGAGGGTGGGCGCGGGCTCGAGCACGACGACGTGATTCTCGATGTGAAGGAGCAGACCCCGCCGGAAGGCTTTCGCAAGATGAATGCCGCCGAGAGGCGCGCCTGGGAGGCGACCTTTCCCCACGAAGGGGTACGGCATGCTGCGGCCTTCCGCGCCATCGCCGAGCATCCGGATATCTATCTGGGCTGGCTGCATCTGGGTGAGCGGGTGTTCTCGGTGCGCGAGCGCTCGCCGTTCAAGGAAGACTTTCCGACCCACAAGCTCGATGGCGCCAAGCCCTACCGCCAGTTGGTCAAGCAGTGGGGGCGGATCCTCGCTCGCGAGCACCTGCGGGGTGCCCGTGCGCTCAATCAGGACGACCCGGCGCGCTTCGCGCGCAGTGTCTGCGAGCGCCTCGACGGCCGGCTGGAGCCGTTTATCGAGGTGGTGAGCACCCTGGCGGTGACGTACGCCGACTGCGTGGCTCAGGATTACCGGACCTTCGTCGAGGCCCGCATGGCCGACGTGTCTAACAAGACTCAGCCGGTGCTATGA